The following are encoded together in the Panicum virgatum strain AP13 chromosome 6K, P.virgatum_v5, whole genome shotgun sequence genome:
- the LOC120713938 gene encoding rust resistance kinase Lr10-like — protein sequence MSSNDATTGGNIAIAIVSVITGGIVVIVVSVLIYKCYKLRMMRKYGGLPQPAVLPTVEMRTAAAAPIVVGGGSTATMASGTISSSYGAVDVVKNRPLRFSSLQLLEFTGNYAEKLGAGGFGVVFRGQIPLPDHGSLPVAVKVLGSNMGRRAEEQFMAEIGTIGRTSHVNLVRLYGFCFDADLKALVYEFMPNGSLDRHLFHGDSGGRQLVFDKLYDVAVGTAKAIRYLHDDCERRIIHYDIKPGNVLLDEAFRPKVADFGLARLCERERTHMTMTGGGRGTPGYAAPELWMAAPATHKCDVYSYGMLLFEILGRRRNYVDGGGGTQGDDESAERWYPRWAWQRLECGQTEALAARALAGEAGKEGRKKVERMCAVALWCVQYRPEDRPAMSGVVRMLEGDEDVAAPAVSPFAHLDSDHLVSQTFTADTTATFGSAA from the exons ATGTCGTCTAATGATGCTACAACAGGCGGGAACATTGCAATAGCCATTG TGTCCGTGATCACCGGCGGGATCGTGGTAATCGTAGTATCGGTGCTCATCTACAAGTGCTACAAGCTGCGCATGATGCGCAAGTACGGTGGCCTTCCGCAGCCGGCGGTGTTGCCGACGGTTGAGATGAGGACGGCAGCAGCGGCACCGATTGTCGTCGGCGGTGGCAGCACGGCGACGATGGCTAGCGGCACGATCAGCAGCAGCTATGGCGCCGTCGACGTCGTCAAGAACCGGCCCCTGCGGTTCAGCTCGCTGCAGCTGCTGGAATTCACCGGCAACTACGCCGAGaagctcggcgccggcggcttcgGCGTGGTTTTCAGAGGCCAGATCCCCCTCCCGGATCACGGCAGCCTGCCGGTGGCCGTGAAGGTCCTCGGCAGCAACATGGGGCGGCGCGCCGAGGAGCAGTTCATGGCGGAGATCGGCACCATCGGCAGGACGTCGCACGTCAACCTCGTCCGGCTCTACGGCTTCTGCTTCGACGCCGACCTCAAGGCGCTCGTCTACGAGTTCATGCCCAACGGCTCGCTGGACAGACACCTCTTCcacggcgacagcggcggccggcagctcGTGTTCGACAAGCTCTACGACGTCGCCGTCGGCACGGCGAAGGCGATCCGGTACCTCCACGACGACTGCGAGCGGCGGATCATCCACTACGACATCAAGCCCGGCAACGTGCTCCTGGACGAGGCCTTCCGCCCCAAGGTGGCCGACTTCGGGCTGGCGAGGCTGTGCGAGCGGGAGAGGACGCACATGACGAtgaccggcggcgggcggggcacGCCGGGGTACGCGGCACCGGAGCTGtggatggcggcgccggcgacgcacAAGTGCGACGTGTACAGCTACGGCATGCTGCTGTTCGAGATCCTGGGGCGGCGGAGGAActacgtcgacggcggcggcggcacgcaggGGGACGACGAGAGCGCGGAGCGGTGGTACCCGCGGTGGGCGTGGCAGCGGCTGGAGTGCGGCCAGACGGAGGcgctggcggcgcgggcgctggcCGGCGAGGCCGGCaaggaggggaggaagaaggtggaGCGGATGTGCGCGGTGGCGCTGTGGTGCGTGCAGTACCGGCCGGAGGACAGGCCGGCGATGAGCGGCGTGGTGCGGATGCTGGAGGGCGACGAGGacgtcgccgcgccggcggtcAGCCCCTTCGCGCATCTCGACTCCGATCATCTGGTGTCGCAAACATTCACGGCGGACACCACCGCCACGTTCGGCTCCGCCGCGTAA